DNA sequence from the Ruminococcus albus 7 = DSM 20455 genome:
CTGCGATCAGGTCATCGCCCAGACCGTACTCCTTAGCAGCCTTAACAGAAGCGTCGAAGATATTCTTCATGATCTGGTGCAGCTTAGCGTCAACCTCTTCAGCTGTCCAGTTATATCTCATGGAGTTCTGGCTCATTTCCAGACCGGAAACGGAAACGCCGCCTGCGTTAACTGCCTTTGAAGGAGCAACATTCAGACCGTTTTCCTTCAGGTATGCAACAGCATCAGCAGTTGTAGGCATATTAGCAACCTCGATATAGTACTTAGCACCGTTAGCAACGATATTCTTAGCATCATCAAGATTTACTTCGTTCTGAGTAGCGCAAGGCATATAGATATCAGCCTTAGCCTCCCAAGGCTTCTTGCCTGCATAGAAAGGTACACCGAACTTGTCAGCATAATCCTGAACTCTGTTTCTGCAGGAAGCTCTCATCTCCAGCAGGTAATCTACCTTCTCGCCTGTGATGCCGTCCTTGTCGTAGATATAACCGTCAGGACCGGAGATAGTAACTACCTTTCCGCCCAGCTCGTTAACCTTCTTGATAGTACCCCAAGCAACGTTACCGAAGCCGGATACTGCAAAGGTCTTGCCCTCGATGGAATCATTGTAGTGCTTGAGCATCTCAACTGCGTAGTAAACAGCGCCGTAGCCTGTAGCCTCAGGTCTGATCAGGGATCCGCCGTATTCCATACCCTTACCGGTCAGAACGCCAACGAACTCGTTTCTGATCCTCTTGTACTGACCGAACAGATAGCCGATCTCTCTTCCGCCAACACCGATATCACCTGCAGGAACGTCAGTATCAGCGCCAACGTGCTTGCACAGCTCAGTCATGAAGCTCTGGCAGAATCTCATAACTTCAGCGTCAGACTTGCCCTGAGGATCAAAGTCAGAACCGCCCTTGCCGCCGCCCATAGGAAGGCTGGTCAGGCTGTTCTTGAAAGTCTGCTCGAAGCCCAGGAACTTGATAACGGAAGCACATACTGTGGGGTGGAATCTCAGACCGCCCTTGTAAGGTCCGATAGCGGAGTTGAACTGGATACGGAAACCTCTGTTTACCTGTACCTTGCCGTTGTCATCAACCCAGGGAACACGGAACATTATCTGTCTCTCGGGCTCAACTATTCTGTCGAATACGCCTGCATCAATAAGATCCTGTCTCTTGTCAGCAACAGGAACAAGGCTCTCAAGAACCTCATAAACTGCCTGGTGGAATTCCTTCTCGCCGGGGTTTCTCTTCTCGACCTGCTCGTATACCTTCTGGAGGTACTCATTCTTCAATGCCATTGTAAAAACTCCCATCTTAAATAAATAGTCTGCTGTAAGCACGCCACACACGGACATTTGTCCGCGTCGGGCTCACACTGCCTTTATATTATAGCACACAATATCCCATTTTGCAAGTGTAAAAACAAAAAAATTCAGTTTCCGCACAATTTTTAGCTTATTAGAAATAAAACTGCGTAATTTCATCTTGATATTTATGCAATTAGTCGGAATAGTTCAGTATTTTTATATCGCAAAATAATACGCCAAAACATCTCAAACAAACTCAAAATGCCTATTCTGCAGGATTTTATTCAATTATGAATTTTAGAAATCCATTTCCTGCATTACAATGAACCTGCATTAGCCGCCGTGGTATTTCCTTGACTGTTACAACTGCGGATATCAAAAAATCATAGATTTTATTGCTATATATCTTTACTTTTTGGAGTATATATGGTATACTATCTGTGACGGTGCTGTATCTGCACCGAATCTGAAACGGACACGGCAGTGATGTCTGTCACTGCGGCAGCACGGATATCTTTGTACCGACCGACTTATATCATATCCCTTCCCTTTCGCACAGGCGAATACTGACCCTGATGTGCGTCACGGGACGGCAGATGAAATGTCCGAACGGTGCAGAGGTTCTGTGCGAGCCGATGCTGCACAGAACACTGCCTGTCCGTAAAAAACCGAAAGGACAAGACAGATGAAAATTTATCTTATCGACTTTGAAAACGTAAAGTCAAAGGGTCTTACAGGTATCGACAGCCTGACCGAGTATGACCGCGTGATCATATTTTACAGCGAGAATGCCGACACCATCAATTTCGAGATGCACCAGAAGGTGCTCATATCCAAAGCCGAGGTCGAGTATTTCAAGGTACACGTAGGCGGCAAGAACGCACTGGATTTCCAGCTTTCGACTCTGCTTGGATATCTGGTCAGCAAGAATTACTACAGCCATATATTCGTCATCAGTAATGACAAGAGTTTTGATTTCCTTCACGATTTCTGGCACGGCAAATACATAGCAGCACCCGATTGCATAGTTTACCGCACCAAGACCATAGCACAGGCTATCAATTATGCAGGCGGAAAGAAGCAGATAGTGCCCGACGATGACGATACCGACACAGCCGTTTTCGGTGCCGCTGACGATACATCAGCCGAAAACTCAGCCGAAGATATCACAAAAGATATTCAGGCAGCAGAAGAAGTAAACGATACCAAGTCTGAAGCAGCCGAAACCGATACAGCACAGCCGGCTCCAAATAACGAAGCCGCTGAAAAGCCGCCTGTAATGAGTGCAGATCTGACCGAGAAACGCTCTCCCAAGCCGGCGCCCAAAAAGGAAAAGGCTCCTGTACAGGCTAAAAGAACTCAGCCCGATAAAGCTGAAGAATTCACTATCAGCGCAGAAGAGCTCAACGCTCTTGAAGCATCATTCAGCGCTTATTCCATCATAGATGTGAAAAAGAACGATAAAAAGACTGAGAGCAAGACAGAAAATATCCCCGAAAAGAAAACTGCGGATATCCCTGTGGAAAAGCCCTCAGCAGTTCCGGCAGCAAAAAAGGAAGCTGCCGCTGTCTGTGAGCCTGCCAAAGCAGAGCCGCCGACAAAGGAAGCAGTCAGTGAAAAGCCTGCCGATAAGCCCAAAGCAAAATCAAACGGTTTCTTCGCCGCTCTTAAAGAGA
Encoded proteins:
- a CDS encoding PIN domain-containing protein yields the protein MKIYLIDFENVKSKGLTGIDSLTEYDRVIIFYSENADTINFEMHQKVLISKAEVEYFKVHVGGKNALDFQLSTLLGYLVSKNYYSHIFVISNDKSFDFLHDFWHGKYIAAPDCIVYRTKTIAQAINYAGGKKQIVPDDDDTDTAVFGAADDTSAENSAEDITKDIQAAEEVNDTKSEAAETDTAQPAPNNEAAEKPPVMSADLTEKRSPKPAPKKEKAPVQAKRTQPDKAEEFTISAEELNALEASFSAYSIIDVKKNDKKTESKTENIPEKKTADIPVEKPSAVPAAKKEAAAVCEPAKAEPPTKEAVSEKPADKPKAKSNGFFAALKEIMKKTDCKAEMINHISQLLINSDTKEEFHNALAKDYKQDATELYKLLRPKYLRLREMYAAEHPGFVTAPTADTAPVKAETTVKTEAPAKPASEPKADISVPETEKPAEQTSEKAEAPAAAEEKPAKKKTRSTKAKTAKAARSEEDKKPAKTAKPRTKKKAASDTASPDVNTQTKSLDQLLDGKCSPEEIELIRQLFREVPSRQQLYIRMIKLFGKKEGCVYYNAIKAEYETLREAIK
- the gdhA gene encoding NADP-specific glutamate dehydrogenase: MALKNEYLQKVYEQVEKRNPGEKEFHQAVYEVLESLVPVADKRQDLIDAGVFDRIVEPERQIMFRVPWVDDNGKVQVNRGFRIQFNSAIGPYKGGLRFHPTVCASVIKFLGFEQTFKNSLTSLPMGGGKGGSDFDPQGKSDAEVMRFCQSFMTELCKHVGADTDVPAGDIGVGGREIGYLFGQYKRIRNEFVGVLTGKGMEYGGSLIRPEATGYGAVYYAVEMLKHYNDSIEGKTFAVSGFGNVAWGTIKKVNELGGKVVTISGPDGYIYDKDGITGEKVDYLLEMRASCRNRVQDYADKFGVPFYAGKKPWEAKADIYMPCATQNEVNLDDAKNIVANGAKYYIEVANMPTTADAVAYLKENGLNVAPSKAVNAGGVSVSGLEMSQNSMRYNWTAEEVDAKLHQIMKNIFDASVKAAKEYGLGDDLIAGANIAGFLKVAEAMKAQGVV